From Mauremys mutica isolate MM-2020 ecotype Southern chromosome 17, ASM2049712v1, whole genome shotgun sequence, one genomic window encodes:
- the DENND4B gene encoding DENN domain-containing protein 4B isoform X2 has translation MSPCGSVAWAGPWDPDAVSPAAMAEEKPPQLVDYFVVAGLTDSSRALEEESQQPRPARPSEPITDVAVVIRSQGEEVPQGFTCIESSTAGHPVDLNAGLLNSPQMYLCYKRGRGKPPLIELGVHCEGKDRLKPGYEIVRTTPYSRSANLSSGAAGHQRTFLTYRRAGESQGHNTLGITDICLVVPSKGENTPHTFCRVDRNLNAGMWGPAVFLCYKMAMSKANTLVYEAGLLSRYPEQDSESFPLPDSVPVFCLPMGATIESWPINAKYQLPVFSTFVLTGASGDKVYGAAIQFHEAYPRERLSEKQSLRLGLLSVVDRRPIAGKSVQTRRSICVLSHWPLFDVFRKFLMFIYRYSISGPHVLPLETHISHFMHNVPFPSPQRPRILVQMSPYDNLLLCQPVSSPLPLSGASFLTLLQNLGPENAVTLLLAVLTEQKLLIHSLRPDVLTSVSEALVSMIFPLRWQCPYIPLCPLTLADVLCAPVPFIVGIHSSYFDLHDPPRDVICVDLDTNTIFLSEERKLLSPRALPRRPCKVLQASLLAHFQQLDEMYNKPVEEASLEFLLTDYDLVYGRRKQLELEIQASFLRFMACVLRGYRSFLLPITQAPCDTTHDSSSLFSLQGFLKSRDRAYHKFYGQLLRTQLFTQFIHECSFVSDRHACLEFFDTCVDKVDLEKAEDAPLMELDDSHGSEHTVFIMPPEEPLGPDGNELPALYCYDSFPVLRAELFERPQDQLAVPLCQPKSSAPTSPAPRRTKQEMKVAQRVAQKYSSVPDMWARCLLGHCYGLWFIYLPTYVRAAPSKVRALQTAYEVLKQMESRKVVLPDEVCYRSLMQLCGQYGEPVLSVRVLLEMKRAGIVPNTVTYGYYNKAVLESKWPSGTQGGRLRWAKLRNVVLGTAQFRQPLRQRQLESEARGGALPGCAENQGARPRPSLQRQTTWAGRSLREPSPGRPLAKSGSGTFPRSETSAVEAGVAQMIHALGVLEPGSDSLVALPPGLRQLLDGPGGSADGSLSDVSFQTDESDRPALDSAEGQLSLGPGARGTKPGRRDENHNSLGGTPRRGLAAKLQQLLSPARRPSLRHTASAEQPSARQDAGSLRRASEQTEPLPRKSPVESLLHPQERPGSTASESSVSLGSEFDLSDTSLSSFSLRKSSDPLPEAGPELPPVEIRLSSCSRCHACGSLVHDEEVMAGWTPDDSNLNTSCPFCTRPFVPLLSIEIQDFQQQPPSPSESPQSRGEQPPAGRGPVLSDRFQCLALDEAEPEPGIPPSLCNGCTDSSAPRGPAPRSELVTFAYLSPLVLRKELESLLENEGSDFLAQPELVDSHPIIYWNLVWYFRRLGLPSKLLQLVPASQHLRPTPQAQAPEGPPVCVRLLWDVLTPDPDSCPPLYVLWRLHRNSAARPQSWRRPSSPFSLAFLEAVLSHVGLGEMHKAIALFLQTLAAEPSPPPLQRSVYREILFLMLAALGRDHVDIAAFDKKYKAAYAKVAGSLGKEELSRRRAQPPSSKAIDCRRSFGATLEC, from the exons ATGTCACCTTGTGGGTCTGTTGCGTGGGCTGGTCCCTGGGATCCAG atGCCGTGAGCCCCGCCGCAATGGCGGAGGAGAAGCCGCCGCAGCTTGTCGACTATTTCGTGGTGGCCGGCTTGACCGACTCCTCCAGGGCCTTGGAAGAGGAGAGCCAGCAGCCCcggccggcccggcccagcgagCCCATCACCGATGTGGCCGTGGTCATCCGCTCGCAGGGCGAGGAGGTGCCCCAGGGCTTCACCTGCATCGAGAGCAGCACGGCCGGCCACCCCGTGGACCTGAATGCCGGCCTCCTCAACAGCCCCCAGATGTACCTCTGCTACAAGCGGGGCCGTGGCAAGCCGCCCCTCATCGAGCTGgg GGTGCACTGTGAGGGGAAGGACCGCCTGAAGCCGGGCTACGAGATCGTCCGCACGACGCCCTACAGCCGCTCTGCCAACCTGAGCTCGGGCGCCGCCGGGCACCAGCGCACCTTCCTCACCTACCGCCGGGCCGGCGAGTCCCAGGGCCACAACACCCTGGGCATCACCGACATCTGCCTGGTTGTGCCCAGCAAGGGGGAGAACACGCCTCACACCTTCTGCCGGGTGGACAGGAACCTCAACGCCGGCATG TGGGGCCCGGCCGTGTTCCTGTGCTACAAGATGGCGATGTCCAAAGCCAACACCCTGGTCTACGAAGCAG GTCTCTTGAGCCGCTATCCTGAGCAGGACAGTGAGTCGTTCCCGCTGCCCGACTCGGTGCCCGTCTTCTGCCTGCCCATGGGGGCCACCATCGAGAGCTGGCCCATCAACGCCAAGTACCAGCTGCCCGTCTTCTCTACCTTCGTGCTGACGGGGGCTTCGGGGGACAAG GTGTACGGCGCTGCCATCCAGTTCCATGAGGCCTACCCGCGGGAGCGGCTGTCGGAGAAGCAGAGCCTGCGGCTGGGCCTGCTCAGCGTGGTCGACCGGCGCCCCATCGCCGGCAAGTCGGTGCAGACTCGCCGCAGCATCTGCGTCCTGTCGCACTGGCCCCTCTTCGACGTCTTCCGCAAGTTCCTCATGTTCATCTATCGCTACTCCATCTCGGGGCCCCACGTGCTGCCGCTGGAGAC GCACATCTCCCACTTCATGCACAACGTCCCCTTCCCGTCTCCGCAGCGACCGCGCATCCTGGTGCAG ATGTCTCCCTACGATAACCTGCTGCTGTGCCAGCCCGTGTCCTCCCCGCTGCCACTCAG CGGAGCCAGCTTCCTGACCCTGCTGCAGAACCTGGGCCCCGAGAACGCCGTGACGCTGCTGCTGGCCGTGCTGACCGAGCAGAAGCTGCTGATCCACTCGCTGCGTCCCGACGTGCTGACCAGCGTGAGCGAGGCGCTGGTCTCC atGATCTTCCCGCTgcgctggcagtgcccctacatCCCGCTGTGCCCGCTGACGCTGGCAGACGTGCTGTGTGCCCCAGTGCCCTTCATCGTCGGCATCCACTCCAGCTACTTCGACCTGCACGACCCGCCCCGCGACGTCATTTGTGTCGACCTCGACACCAACACCATCTTCCT GAGCGAGGAGAGGAAGCTGCTGTCGCCCCGCGCGCTGCCCCGCCGGCCCTGCAAGGTGCTGCAGGCTTCACTGCTCGCCCACTTCCAGCAGCTGGATGAGa TGTACAACAAGCCGGTGGAGGAGGCGTCGCTGGAGTTCCTGCTCACCGACTACGACCTGGTGTACGGGCGGCGCAAGCAGCTGGAGCTGGAGATCCAGGCCTCCTTCCTGCGGTTCATGGCCTGCGTGCTGAGGGGATACCGCTCCTTCCTGCTGCCCATCACCCAGGCGCCCTGCGACACCACCCACGACTCCAGCAGCCTCTTCTCTCTGCAAG gtTTCCTCAAGTCCCGGGACCGCGCCTACCACAAGTTCTACGGGCAGCTGCTGCGCACGCAGCTCTTCACGCAGTTCATCCACGAGTGCTCCTTCGTCAGCGACCGGCACGCCTGCCTGGAGTTCTTCGACACCTGTGTCGACAAG GTGGATCTGGAGAAGGCTGAGGACGCGCCCCTGATGGAACTGGACGACTCGCACGGCAGTGAGCACACGGTCTTCATCATGCCCCCCGAGGAGCCCCTGGGCCCCGATGGCAACGAGCTGCCCGCGCTGTACTG CTACGACAGCTTCCCCGTGCTGCGGGCTGAGCTCTTCGAGCGCCCCCAGGACCAGCTGGCGGTTCCCCTGTGCCAGCCCAAGAGCAGCGCCCCCACCAGCCCCGCGCCGCGCAGGACCAAGCAG GAGATGAAGGTGGCGCAGCGGGTGGCACAGAAGTACTCGTCCGTGCCTGACATGTGGGCccggtgcctgctggggcactgcTACGGGCTCTGGTTCATCTACTTGCCCACCTACGTGCGGGCCGCCCCCTCCAAGGTGCGGGCGCTGCAGACGGCCTACGAGGTGCTGAAGCAGATGGAGAGCAGGAAGGTGGTACTGCCGGACGAG GTCTGCTACCGCAGCCTCATGCAGCTGTGCGGGCAGTACGGCGAGCCGGTGCTCTCCGTCCGCGTCCTGCTCGAGATGAAACGGGCCGGCATCGTGCCCAACACCGTCACCTACGGCTACTACAACAAG GCCGTGCTGGAGAGCAAGTGGCCCTCGGGCACCCAGGGCGGGCGGCTGCGCTGGGCCAAGCTGCGCAACGTGGTGCTGGGCACTGCCCAGTTCCGGCAGCCCCTGCGGCAGCGGCAGCTGGAGAGCGAGGCCCGGGGCGGCGCCTTGCCAG GCTGTGCAGAGAACCAgggcgcccggccccgccccagccTCCAGCGCCAGACCACGTGGGCCGGGCGCAGCCTGCGCGAGCCCTCGCCCGGCCGCCCGCTGGCGAAGAGCGGCAGCGGCACCTTCCCCCGCAGCGAAACGTCCGCGGTGGAGGCCGGCGTGGCCCAGA TGATCCACGCCCTGGGGGTGCTGGAGCCGGGCAGCGACTCGCTAGTCGCCCTCCCCCCCGGCCTGCGCCAGCTCCTGGATGGGCCCGGCGGCTCGGCGGACGGGAGCCTGTCGGATGTCAGCTTCCAGACGGACGAGAGCGACCGGCCGGCCCTGGACAGCGCCGAGGGGCAGCTGAGCCTGGGGCCGGGCGCCCGGGGCACCAAGCCGGGCCGGCGCGACGAGAACCACAACAGCCTGGGGGGGACCCCGCGCCGGGGGCTGGCCGccaagctgcagcagctgctgtccccAGCCAGGCGCCCCTCCCTGCGCCACACCGCCAGCGCGGAGCAACCCAGCGCCCGGCAGGACGCCGGCTCCCTGCGCCGGGCCTCGGAGCAGACCGAGCCCCTGCCGCGCAAGAGCCCCGTGGAgagcctgctgcacccccaggaGCGGCCCGGCTCCACTGCCTCCGAG agcTCCGTCTCCCTGGGCAGCGAGTTCGACCTGTCGGACACGTCGCTCAGCAGCTTTAGCCTGCGCAAGTCATCGGACCCGCTGCCCgaggccgggccggagctgcccCCCGTGGAG ATCCGGCTCTCCAGCTGCTCGCGGTGCCACGCCTGCGGCTCGCTGGTGCATGACGAGGAGGTGATGGCCGGCTGGACGCCCGACGACTCCAACCTCAACACCAGCTGCCCCTTCTGCACCCGCCCCTTCGTGCCCCTGCTCAGCATCGAGATCCAGGacttccagcagcagccccccag CCCCTCGGAGTCTCCCCAGAGCCGTGGGGAGCAGCCGCCCGCTGGCCGAGGCCCGGTGCTCAGCGACCGCTTCCAGTGCCTGGCTCTGGACGAGGCCGAGCCGGAGCCGGGGATCCCCCCGTCGCTCTGCAACGGCTGCACGGACTCCTCG GCGCCCAGGGGCCCTGCCCCGCGCTCGGAGCTGGTGACCTTCGCCTACCTGAGCCCCCTGGTGCTGCGCAAGGAgctggagagcctgctggagaaCGAGGGCAGCGACTTCCTGGCCCAGCCGGAGCTGGTGGACAGCCATCCCATAATATACTGGAACCTGGTCTGGTATTTCCGGCGCCTGGGCCTGCCCAGCAAGCTGCTGCAGCTGGTGCCGGCCTCCCAGCACCTCCGGCCCACGCCCCAG GCCCAGGCCCCCGAGGGCCCCCCGGTTTGCGTGCGCCTGCTCTGGGATGTCCTGACCCCAGACCCCGACAGCTGCCCCCCCCTCTATGTGCTCTGGAGGCTCCACA ggaACAGCGCTGCCCGGCCTCAGTCCTGGCGGCGCCCCAGCAGCCCCTTCTCGCTGGCGTTCCTGGAGGCCGTGCTGAGCCACGTGGGGCTGGGCGAGATGCATAAGGCCATCGCCCTCTTCCTGCAGACCCTGGCCGCggagcccagccccccgcccctgcagaG GAGCGTTTACCGGGAGATCCTCTTCCTCATGCTGGCCGCGCTGGGCAGGGACCATGTCGACATTG CCGCCTTCGATAAGAAGTACAAAGCCGCCTACGCCAAGGTGGCCGGCAGCCTGGGGAAGGAAGAGCTGAGCAGGCGGCGGGCGCAGCCGCCCAGCTCCAAGGCCATCGACTGCCGCCGGAGCTTCGGTGCCACGCTGGAGTGCtag
- the DENND4B gene encoding DENN domain-containing protein 4B isoform X3 — MSPCGSVAWAGPWDPDAVSPAAMAEEKPPQLVDYFVVAGLTDSSRALEEESQQPRPARPSEPITDVAVVIRSQGEEVPQGFTCIESSTAGHPVDLNAGLLNSPQMYLCYKRGRGKPPLIELGVHCEGKDRLKPGYEIVRTTPYSRSANLSSGAAGHQRTFLTYRRAGESQGHNTLGITDICLVVPSKGENTPHTFCRVDRNLNAGMWGPAVFLCYKMAMSKANTLVYEAGLLSRYPEQDSESFPLPDSVPVFCLPMGATIESWPINAKYQLPVFSTFVLTGASGDKVYGAAIQFHEAYPRERLSEKQSLRLGLLSVVDRRPIAGKSVQTRRSICVLSHWPLFDVFRKFLMFIYRYSISGPHVLPLETHISHFMHNVPFPSPQRPRILVQMSPYDNLLLCQPVSSPLPLSGASFLTLLQNLGPENAVTLLLAVLTEQKLLIHSLRPDVLTSMIFPLRWQCPYIPLCPLTLADVLCAPVPFIVGIHSSYFDLHDPPRDVICVDLDTNTIFLSEERKLLSPRALPRRPCKVLQASLLAHFQQLDEMYNKPVEEASLEFLLTDYDLVYGRRKQLELEIQASFLRFMACVLRGYRSFLLPITQAPCDTTHDSSSLFSLQGFLKSRDRAYHKFYGQLLRTQLFTQFIHECSFVSDRHACLEFFDTCVDKVQVDLEKAEDAPLMELDDSHGSEHTVFIMPPEEPLGPDGNELPALYCYDSFPVLRAELFERPQDQLAVPLCQPKSSAPTSPAPRRTKQEMKVAQRVAQKYSSVPDMWARCLLGHCYGLWFIYLPTYVRAAPSKVRALQTAYEVLKQMESRKVVLPDEVCYRSLMQLCGQYGEPVLSVRVLLEMKRAGIVPNTVTYGYYNKAVLESKWPSGTQGGRLRWAKLRNVVLGTAQFRQPLRQRQLESEARGGALPGCAENQGARPRPSLQRQTTWAGRSLREPSPGRPLAKSGSGTFPRSETSAVEAGVAQMIHALGVLEPGSDSLVALPPGLRQLLDGPGGSADGSLSDVSFQTDESDRPALDSAEGQLSLGPGARGTKPGRRDENHNSLGGTPRRGLAAKLQQLLSPARRPSLRHTASAEQPSARQDAGSLRRASEQTEPLPRKSPVESLLHPQERPGSTASESSVSLGSEFDLSDTSLSSFSLRKSSDPLPEAGPELPPVEIRLSSCSRCHACGSLVHDEEVMAGWTPDDSNLNTSCPFCTRPFVPLLSIEIQDFQQQPPSPSESPQSRGEQPPAGRGPVLSDRFQCLALDEAEPEPGIPPSLCNGCTDSSAPRGPAPRSELVTFAYLSPLVLRKELESLLENEGSDFLAQPELVDSHPIIYWNLVWYFRRLGLPSKLLQLVPASQHLRPTPQAQAPEGPPVCVRLLWDVLTPDPDSCPPLYVLWRLHRNSAARPQSWRRPSSPFSLAFLEAVLSHVGLGEMHKAIALFLQTLAAEPSPPPLQRSVYREILFLMLAALGRDHVDIAAFDKKYKAAYAKVAGSLGKEELSRRRAQPPSSKAIDCRRSFGATLEC, encoded by the exons ATGTCACCTTGTGGGTCTGTTGCGTGGGCTGGTCCCTGGGATCCAG atGCCGTGAGCCCCGCCGCAATGGCGGAGGAGAAGCCGCCGCAGCTTGTCGACTATTTCGTGGTGGCCGGCTTGACCGACTCCTCCAGGGCCTTGGAAGAGGAGAGCCAGCAGCCCcggccggcccggcccagcgagCCCATCACCGATGTGGCCGTGGTCATCCGCTCGCAGGGCGAGGAGGTGCCCCAGGGCTTCACCTGCATCGAGAGCAGCACGGCCGGCCACCCCGTGGACCTGAATGCCGGCCTCCTCAACAGCCCCCAGATGTACCTCTGCTACAAGCGGGGCCGTGGCAAGCCGCCCCTCATCGAGCTGgg GGTGCACTGTGAGGGGAAGGACCGCCTGAAGCCGGGCTACGAGATCGTCCGCACGACGCCCTACAGCCGCTCTGCCAACCTGAGCTCGGGCGCCGCCGGGCACCAGCGCACCTTCCTCACCTACCGCCGGGCCGGCGAGTCCCAGGGCCACAACACCCTGGGCATCACCGACATCTGCCTGGTTGTGCCCAGCAAGGGGGAGAACACGCCTCACACCTTCTGCCGGGTGGACAGGAACCTCAACGCCGGCATG TGGGGCCCGGCCGTGTTCCTGTGCTACAAGATGGCGATGTCCAAAGCCAACACCCTGGTCTACGAAGCAG GTCTCTTGAGCCGCTATCCTGAGCAGGACAGTGAGTCGTTCCCGCTGCCCGACTCGGTGCCCGTCTTCTGCCTGCCCATGGGGGCCACCATCGAGAGCTGGCCCATCAACGCCAAGTACCAGCTGCCCGTCTTCTCTACCTTCGTGCTGACGGGGGCTTCGGGGGACAAG GTGTACGGCGCTGCCATCCAGTTCCATGAGGCCTACCCGCGGGAGCGGCTGTCGGAGAAGCAGAGCCTGCGGCTGGGCCTGCTCAGCGTGGTCGACCGGCGCCCCATCGCCGGCAAGTCGGTGCAGACTCGCCGCAGCATCTGCGTCCTGTCGCACTGGCCCCTCTTCGACGTCTTCCGCAAGTTCCTCATGTTCATCTATCGCTACTCCATCTCGGGGCCCCACGTGCTGCCGCTGGAGAC GCACATCTCCCACTTCATGCACAACGTCCCCTTCCCGTCTCCGCAGCGACCGCGCATCCTGGTGCAG ATGTCTCCCTACGATAACCTGCTGCTGTGCCAGCCCGTGTCCTCCCCGCTGCCACTCAG CGGAGCCAGCTTCCTGACCCTGCTGCAGAACCTGGGCCCCGAGAACGCCGTGACGCTGCTGCTGGCCGTGCTGACCGAGCAGAAGCTGCTGATCCACTCGCTGCGTCCCGACGTGCTGACCAGC atGATCTTCCCGCTgcgctggcagtgcccctacatCCCGCTGTGCCCGCTGACGCTGGCAGACGTGCTGTGTGCCCCAGTGCCCTTCATCGTCGGCATCCACTCCAGCTACTTCGACCTGCACGACCCGCCCCGCGACGTCATTTGTGTCGACCTCGACACCAACACCATCTTCCT GAGCGAGGAGAGGAAGCTGCTGTCGCCCCGCGCGCTGCCCCGCCGGCCCTGCAAGGTGCTGCAGGCTTCACTGCTCGCCCACTTCCAGCAGCTGGATGAGa TGTACAACAAGCCGGTGGAGGAGGCGTCGCTGGAGTTCCTGCTCACCGACTACGACCTGGTGTACGGGCGGCGCAAGCAGCTGGAGCTGGAGATCCAGGCCTCCTTCCTGCGGTTCATGGCCTGCGTGCTGAGGGGATACCGCTCCTTCCTGCTGCCCATCACCCAGGCGCCCTGCGACACCACCCACGACTCCAGCAGCCTCTTCTCTCTGCAAG gtTTCCTCAAGTCCCGGGACCGCGCCTACCACAAGTTCTACGGGCAGCTGCTGCGCACGCAGCTCTTCACGCAGTTCATCCACGAGTGCTCCTTCGTCAGCGACCGGCACGCCTGCCTGGAGTTCTTCGACACCTGTGTCGACAAG gtgcAGGTGGATCTGGAGAAGGCTGAGGACGCGCCCCTGATGGAACTGGACGACTCGCACGGCAGTGAGCACACGGTCTTCATCATGCCCCCCGAGGAGCCCCTGGGCCCCGATGGCAACGAGCTGCCCGCGCTGTACTG CTACGACAGCTTCCCCGTGCTGCGGGCTGAGCTCTTCGAGCGCCCCCAGGACCAGCTGGCGGTTCCCCTGTGCCAGCCCAAGAGCAGCGCCCCCACCAGCCCCGCGCCGCGCAGGACCAAGCAG GAGATGAAGGTGGCGCAGCGGGTGGCACAGAAGTACTCGTCCGTGCCTGACATGTGGGCccggtgcctgctggggcactgcTACGGGCTCTGGTTCATCTACTTGCCCACCTACGTGCGGGCCGCCCCCTCCAAGGTGCGGGCGCTGCAGACGGCCTACGAGGTGCTGAAGCAGATGGAGAGCAGGAAGGTGGTACTGCCGGACGAG GTCTGCTACCGCAGCCTCATGCAGCTGTGCGGGCAGTACGGCGAGCCGGTGCTCTCCGTCCGCGTCCTGCTCGAGATGAAACGGGCCGGCATCGTGCCCAACACCGTCACCTACGGCTACTACAACAAG GCCGTGCTGGAGAGCAAGTGGCCCTCGGGCACCCAGGGCGGGCGGCTGCGCTGGGCCAAGCTGCGCAACGTGGTGCTGGGCACTGCCCAGTTCCGGCAGCCCCTGCGGCAGCGGCAGCTGGAGAGCGAGGCCCGGGGCGGCGCCTTGCCAG GCTGTGCAGAGAACCAgggcgcccggccccgccccagccTCCAGCGCCAGACCACGTGGGCCGGGCGCAGCCTGCGCGAGCCCTCGCCCGGCCGCCCGCTGGCGAAGAGCGGCAGCGGCACCTTCCCCCGCAGCGAAACGTCCGCGGTGGAGGCCGGCGTGGCCCAGA TGATCCACGCCCTGGGGGTGCTGGAGCCGGGCAGCGACTCGCTAGTCGCCCTCCCCCCCGGCCTGCGCCAGCTCCTGGATGGGCCCGGCGGCTCGGCGGACGGGAGCCTGTCGGATGTCAGCTTCCAGACGGACGAGAGCGACCGGCCGGCCCTGGACAGCGCCGAGGGGCAGCTGAGCCTGGGGCCGGGCGCCCGGGGCACCAAGCCGGGCCGGCGCGACGAGAACCACAACAGCCTGGGGGGGACCCCGCGCCGGGGGCTGGCCGccaagctgcagcagctgctgtccccAGCCAGGCGCCCCTCCCTGCGCCACACCGCCAGCGCGGAGCAACCCAGCGCCCGGCAGGACGCCGGCTCCCTGCGCCGGGCCTCGGAGCAGACCGAGCCCCTGCCGCGCAAGAGCCCCGTGGAgagcctgctgcacccccaggaGCGGCCCGGCTCCACTGCCTCCGAG agcTCCGTCTCCCTGGGCAGCGAGTTCGACCTGTCGGACACGTCGCTCAGCAGCTTTAGCCTGCGCAAGTCATCGGACCCGCTGCCCgaggccgggccggagctgcccCCCGTGGAG ATCCGGCTCTCCAGCTGCTCGCGGTGCCACGCCTGCGGCTCGCTGGTGCATGACGAGGAGGTGATGGCCGGCTGGACGCCCGACGACTCCAACCTCAACACCAGCTGCCCCTTCTGCACCCGCCCCTTCGTGCCCCTGCTCAGCATCGAGATCCAGGacttccagcagcagccccccag CCCCTCGGAGTCTCCCCAGAGCCGTGGGGAGCAGCCGCCCGCTGGCCGAGGCCCGGTGCTCAGCGACCGCTTCCAGTGCCTGGCTCTGGACGAGGCCGAGCCGGAGCCGGGGATCCCCCCGTCGCTCTGCAACGGCTGCACGGACTCCTCG GCGCCCAGGGGCCCTGCCCCGCGCTCGGAGCTGGTGACCTTCGCCTACCTGAGCCCCCTGGTGCTGCGCAAGGAgctggagagcctgctggagaaCGAGGGCAGCGACTTCCTGGCCCAGCCGGAGCTGGTGGACAGCCATCCCATAATATACTGGAACCTGGTCTGGTATTTCCGGCGCCTGGGCCTGCCCAGCAAGCTGCTGCAGCTGGTGCCGGCCTCCCAGCACCTCCGGCCCACGCCCCAG GCCCAGGCCCCCGAGGGCCCCCCGGTTTGCGTGCGCCTGCTCTGGGATGTCCTGACCCCAGACCCCGACAGCTGCCCCCCCCTCTATGTGCTCTGGAGGCTCCACA ggaACAGCGCTGCCCGGCCTCAGTCCTGGCGGCGCCCCAGCAGCCCCTTCTCGCTGGCGTTCCTGGAGGCCGTGCTGAGCCACGTGGGGCTGGGCGAGATGCATAAGGCCATCGCCCTCTTCCTGCAGACCCTGGCCGCggagcccagccccccgcccctgcagaG GAGCGTTTACCGGGAGATCCTCTTCCTCATGCTGGCCGCGCTGGGCAGGGACCATGTCGACATTG CCGCCTTCGATAAGAAGTACAAAGCCGCCTACGCCAAGGTGGCCGGCAGCCTGGGGAAGGAAGAGCTGAGCAGGCGGCGGGCGCAGCCGCCCAGCTCCAAGGCCATCGACTGCCGCCGGAGCTTCGGTGCCACGCTGGAGTGCtag